Below is a window of Thermodesulfobacteriota bacterium DNA.
ACTTGAAATCCCAAAGTAAATGGCTATATTCAAATTAGGAATCATGGAGGGATTATGTACGAGCAAGGACCTATAAGGCCACCAAGTGAAGCAACGAGTCTCCTTGTGAGAGTCACAAGGAACTGTCCTTGGAATCAATGTATTTTTTGTCCCGCATACAAGGGTACCAAGTTTTCGAGAAGGACTGTTGAGGAAGTGAAAAGGGATATAGATGAAATGGCAGAAGAGTATGAACAGTTCTCTCGGGCCGTACTGACAGTCTTTCTTCAAGATGCAGATAGCCTCATCATAAAGACTGAAGATTTAATCGAAATACTCTCCCATATAAAGAAAAGATTCCCTACCGTACGAAGGATAACTTCGTACGCCCGGGCAACCACGCTCAGAAAAAAGAGCTTAGAGGAGCTTAGAATGCTAAGGGCGGCAGGACTAAACCGGATACATGTGGGGATGGAGAGTGGTTCAGAGGAAGTACTTAGGCTTGTAAAAAAGGGCATCACCAAAGAAGACATAATAGAGGGTGGCCTAAAGGCCAAAGATGCTGGGATGGAACTTTCAGAGTACATAATGCCTGGGCTTGGAGGTAAACTTTTAAGTGAGACACATGCAAAAGAGACTGCGGAAGTCCTAAATATCATTGAGCCCCATTTTATAAGGGTTAGAACTTTTGCAATCCACCCTCTCTCTCCTCTTGCAAGGATGGCCAAAGAAGGGACTTTTATCCCTTTAAACGACGAAGAGATAGTGAGGGAGATAAAACTTCTTTTGGAGAATTTAAAAGAGATGAGAAGTTACTTTTCTTCGGGGGACTTTAGCCTCAATCTACTTATGGAACTGGATGGTTATTTGGGCGAAAAGAAAAGAGAAATGCTTGACCTTATAGATAGGTACCTCTCTTTAGACGATACTAAAAAAAAGGTCTACTCCCTCATAAGGAGAGCTTTCCTTTTCAACTATCCACTCGATGTTTTGGAAAATGAGGAACTAGTATCGAAACTCTCAAAAGAGATTGAAAGGATCGAAAGCTCATGGAGTGAGGGATTCGACGAGTACATAAGGTACCTGATGAGCCATCAGCTTCCGCAACCTCAGAAAGCATCGTGGAACTGAAATAGACCCGTTACGTAAGGGATACCTGTATCGCCTCATCCATCTTCTCGATGAATACGAACTCCATATTCTCTTTCACGTTTTCCGGAACCTCTTCCAAGTCCTTCTCATTTAGTTTGGGTAAAATCACAGTCTTAATTCCTGCTCTTTTCGCTGCAAGGACCTTCTGCTTTATTCCGCCAACCGGAAGAACGAGCCCTCTCAAAGTTATCTCTCCAGTCATAGCCACATCATTCCTTACTGGTCTGTCGGAAAGAAGCGAGACCAATGCCACAAGCATAGTGATTCCCGCTGACGGACCATCTTTAGGGATAGCTCCCTGCGGAACATGTATGTGGATGTCATGCTTTTCGAAGAAATCTTCAGGGATATTGAATTCTTGGGATTTGCTCCTCACGTAGCTCAAGGCAGCCTGGGCAGACTCTTTCATAACATCACCTAAATGACCCGTAAGGCAGAGATTACCTTTCCCCCTCATCTTTGTTGCTTCCACAAAGATTAT
It encodes the following:
- a CDS encoding radical SAM protein; protein product: MYEQGPIRPPSEATSLLVRVTRNCPWNQCIFCPAYKGTKFSRRTVEEVKRDIDEMAEEYEQFSRAVLTVFLQDADSLIIKTEDLIEILSHIKKRFPTVRRITSYARATTLRKKSLEELRMLRAAGLNRIHVGMESGSEEVLRLVKKGITKEDIIEGGLKAKDAGMELSEYIMPGLGGKLLSETHAKETAEVLNIIEPHFIRVRTFAIHPLSPLARMAKEGTFIPLNDEEIVREIKLLLENLKEMRSYFSSGDFSLNLLMELDGYLGEKKREMLDLIDRYLSLDDTKKKVYSLIRRAFLFNYPLDVLENEELVSKLSKEIERIESSWSEGFDEYIRYLMSHQLPQPQKASWN